The genome window CTGGGCTTCATCGGCATCAAGCTCATCCTGCACGCGCTTCATGAGAACGAGCTGCCGTTCATCAACGGCGGTCAGCACGTCGAGTGGGTGCCCGACATCGACAACCTCGTCTCTCTCGGCGTGATCGTCGTCTCGATGACGGTCGCTACCGTGGCGAGCCTCATCGCGGCGTCGCGCGAGAAGTCATCCGCGAAGAACGCGGCGATCGTCGAGTAGGAGCGGACCTGCTCACTCGGCTGACCAGAGCAACTCGGCCTCGAGCGTGAGGTCGATGACCTGACGCAGCAACGCGCCGACGGTCGTCGACCGCAGGAGCACGTGCCGGTCGTACTCTCCGAGCGGCGCGATGGCGGCGAGCTGCCATGACGCGGCGAGCGGGTCGTCCGACAGCTCTGTCTCGGGATCCCACGGCCCCTCGACACGGGCGAGGACGCGCCTCACGATCGCCTCGGCTTCGGTGCGCAGCGGGGTGAGCGCATCGTTCCAGGTCAGCTCGGGCAGCGTCGAGACCTCTGCACGCGGGTAGGGCTCGTCATCCATCCACCGCTCGACCGTGAAGCGGTCGGTGCCTATGGCGACGATGTGCAGCACGTCGGCATCCGCCGAGACGGTGGCGAGCCTGGCGGTCGCGCCGATGCTGCTTCGGCGATCACCGCCGCCGACTTCGTGACCACGCTCGATGAGCACGACCCCGAACTGCGGATCGTCCTGGTCGAGAAGCTGCCCGATCATCGTCAGATAGCGCGGTTCGAAGACTCGGAGCAGCAGCGGCGTGTGCGGGAAGAGCACCGAGCCGAGCGGGAACATGGGGAGAGCGACCATGGCCCCAGTCAACACCGCACGCCTCCGTGTGAACAGCGTCGAGCAATGAGCGACGCAGAGCGATGGAGCGCCGTACAGTGAGGACATGCGCAGACCCGCCCCGATCACCCCTGCTCCCGGACAGGAATCCGTGTGGGACTACCCTCGGCCGCCGAGGGTCGAGCGGGTCCCGGAGCGCGTCACCATACGCCTGGGCGGTGCGCTCATCGCCGACACCCGTGATGCGGTGCGGGTGCTCGAGACGAGTCATCCGCCCGTGTTCTACCTGCCGATCGCCGACTTCGGCGAAGGAGCGCTCGCGGATGCCCCAGGCTCGTCGTTCTGTGAGTTCAAGGGAGCCGCCCGGTATCTCGACGTGCGCGGCGGATCCCTCGTGGCGGCGGGAGCGGCCTGGAACTATCCGAACCCCACGGCCGGGTTCGAGGTGCTGGCGGATCGGGTCGCAGTCTATGCGGGCCCGATGGATGAGTGCACGGTCGGGGGCGAGACCGTCGTTCCGCAGCCCGGCGGGTTCTACGGAGGATGGGTGACGTCCTCGGTCGTCGGGCCGTTCAAGGGTGTACCCGGCTCCATGGGCTGGTAGCGCTCCATGGGGTGGTGAAACCGCGGGCGTCGTTCGCTCAGAACGCGCGCAGATTCGCCTGAAGCCCTCCGTCGACGTACTCACGTCGAAGGATGCCTCGGCGACGGAGCACCGGCACGAGCTCGTCGAGCGTGCGGTGGAGAGACACGGGATGGAAGTCGCCCCACAGGAGCACGCCGTCGTTGCCCCAGCCGCCGAGTTCCTCGATGAGGTCGGCGAACTCCTCGGCCGTTCCGACGAACCCCGATCGGTCGGCGATCCGACCGGTGCGAGCGAGAGCCGTCAGATGCGCCCGCAACGGGGCATCGTCGCCGCGATCGCCGATCAGGCGCCGGATGCTGCCCTGGGAGACATGCTCTCCGAAGATCGACAGGTCGAGCGGGCGATCGAGGTCGAGCGCCGTCAGATCTGTCTCGAGATCACTCGACTGCTTGCGAGCGATCTGCATCAGGGCCGCGTCGTCCGGGTGGGCGGAGGCGGCGACGAGTCGATCTGCTTCCTCCGGCGACGACGTGATGACCGGCTGGATCGCGAACAGGATGGTGATGTCGGCGGGGGAGCGGCCGGCAGCGATCGCCGCCTCATGGATCTTCGCCCGGTACGCGCGGACGGACGCTTCGTCCAGCGGCGCGAGTGCGAGCTGCACATCGGAGTTCGCACCGGCGAAGCCGAGACCGCGTCCAGAGCCCCCGGGCGAGACGATCGCCGGTTCGCCATCCGTGAAGGGGACCGCGTTCAGGGGGCCGTCGAACGCGAAGTGCTCCCCACGGTGTCTGGTTGGATGCAGCTTCGATCCGTCGGCGAAGACTCCCGTCTCTCGGTCCTGCACCAGCGCGCCCTGGTCCCAGCTCCGCCAGAGTGATCGGATGCCGTCGAGCCACTCCTCGGCGCGGTCGTAGGCGGCGTCGTGGCCGAGCTGGTCCGCTGCGGAGAAGTGGCGAGCGCTCCCGGTGTCCGTGACGACGTTGAGTCCGAGCCGATGGGCGCTGAGGTGCTGCAGCGTCGAGAACTGTCGCGCCGCCGTGTAGGGGAGGTACGCCGCAGGATTGACGGTCGGCACGACACCGAGATGGCGGGTGGCCTGGAAGAGATAGGGAGCGAGGAGGAGAGGATCGTGCTTCGGGCCGCCGAACGCGTGGCGCACCCGCAGATCGATGGTGTCCGCGGATCCGAGAGAGGGCGCATCCTCGATGATCACGAGGTCGAACCCGGCCTGCTCCAGAGTGCGAGCGGCCTCCTGATAGATCTCGGGACGCGTCCAGTCGTAGTCCCAGTCCAGTGACGGGTATCCCCAGCCCTGCGGTCCGAAGCCGCGAGCCAGGAACCAGCCAAAGTGCTGGGGCCTGCTCATGCGACGGCCTCCCGCGCCGGCTCGAGCACGCGGGCGAGGTCCGAGATGAGGTCGGTGACGTCCTCGATGCCGATCGAGAGTCGCAGGGTCCCGGGCCGGACACCCAGCAGGTCCCGCTCCTCCTGCGTGCGGTGCGCATGGCTCGTCGTCCCGGGATGCAGCACGAGCGAGCGCACATCGCCGATATGCGTCATGTGGGTGAAGACGTCGACGCTCTCGACGAAGTCGCGTGCCGCGTCGAGTCCGCCGCGGAGGGTGAACGTGAAGATCGAGCCGTGGCCGCCGTGGAGGTATCTCTGGGCGAGCGCGTGATCGGGGTGCGTCTCGAGGCCCACGTAGTCGACGCTCTCGACCGCGTCCTGAGCGGCGAGCCAGCGCGCCACCTCGAGGGCGTTGCGGGACTGACGCTCGACACGCAGGCCCAGAGTCTCGGCCCCTTGCCCGATCAGGAAGGCGTTGAGCGGAGACGGCGACGCACCGAAGCGGGGTGCCACGGATTCGCGCGCATAGGCGATGCGTGCTTTGCCGCCGTGCCGGGAGGCGACGCTCGGAAAGCCCCCGCGGCCGGGGAGCACGAGGTGCGGGGCGTTGTGGCCGGCCTTCTCGGCGTCGAAGCGACCGTCGTCGACGATGACGCCGCCGAGAACGGAGCCGTGGCCGGCGAGGAACTTCGAGGCGGAGTGCACCACGATCGCGGCGCCGTGCTCCAGAGGACGCACGAGGAAGGGCGTGGCGAGGGTGTTGTCGACGATGAGCGGGATTGCCGCATCGTCGGCGACGGCGCTCACGGCTGCGATGTCGAGGATGTCATTGCGGGCATTCGCGATCGATTCCGCGAACAGGGCCCTGGTGTTGGGGCGGATCGCCTGCCGCCACGCTTCGGGATCCCCGATGTCGTCGATGAACGTGGCGTCGATGCCGAGGCGGGCGAGGTTGTCGAGCAGGAGGCCCCGGGTGCCCTCGTAGATATGCGTGGACGAGACGATGTGGTCGCCTGCCCCTGCCACAGTCAGAAGGGCAGTGACGACGGCCGCCTGGCCGCTGGCCACGAGAACCGCGTCAGCTCCGGACTCGAGCGCGGCGAGCTGGCGCTCGACCGCATGGATCGTGGGATTGCCGGTGCGCGTGTATCCGAAGCCCGCACCCGTGCCGAAGTGGTTCGCCGCGTGATCGAAATCGTCGAACTCGAAGCCCGCGGTCAGATAGATGGGAGTCGCCCTAGATGAGGCGGCACCCTGATTCCTGGCGGCGTGGACGGCCCTGGTGGCGAAGCCGGTGGTGTCGTCGGTCATGCGGGGTGCCTCTCGAAGGTGCGGGTGACAGTAGCGTGTCACGCGGCGACTCGGCTCGCTGAAGCGGTGGTAATCTGACGTCATGCGGATCGTGCTCCTTCTTAGCGGCCGCGACGAGACCTCGTTCTGAGCCCCTCCTCGTCGCGGAGTCCATCGTGGGCCGAACCGCCAGCTTCAGGAGACACGCAATGAACATGCCCGCAGCAGACACTGCTCCCGTCCGTCCGAGGACCCTCGCCGAGAAGGTCTGGGACGACCACCTCGTCGTCAAGGGCGAGAACGGTGAGCCGGACCTCATCTACATCGACCTGCACCTCGTGCACGAAGTGACGAGCCCGCAGGCTTTCGACGGCCTTCGTTCCGAGGATCGCCCTCTTCGCAGGCTCGATCTCACGATCGCCACCGAAGACCACAACACCCCGACGTGGGACATCGACAAGCCCATCGCCGACCTCACCAGCCGCACGCAGATCGAGACGCTGCGCCGCAACGCCGCCGAGTTCGGAGTGCGTCTGCACTCGCTCGGCGACGCGGAGCAGGGCATCGTGCACGTCGTCGGGCCGCAGCTCGGGCTCACGATGCCGGGCATCACCGTGGTCTGCGGCGACTCGCACACGTCCACCCACGGCGCCTTCGGAGCCATGGCATTCGGCATCGGCACCAGCGAGGTCGAGCACGTGATGGCGACCCAGACGCTGCCGCTGAAGCCGTTCAAGACGATGGCGATCAACGTCGACGGCACGCTGCGTCCCGGCGTCACGGCGAAGGACATCATCCTCGCGGTCATCGCGAAGATCACGACCGGTGGCGGTCAGGGGTACGTCCTGGAGTTCCGTGGCAGTGCGATCCGCGCGCTGTCGATGGAGGGCAGGATGACGATCTGCAACATGTCGATCGAGGCCGGCGCCCGCGCGGGTATGGTCGCCCCAGACGAGACGACCTATGAGTACCTGAAGGGGCGCCCGCATGCGCCCAAGGGTCAGGACTGGGACGACGCGGTCGCCTACTGGCGCACGCTCCCCACCGACGAGGGGGCGACGTTCGACGCCGAGGTCTTCATCGACGCCGACGAGCTCGAGCCGTTCGTGACGTGGGGAACGAACCCTGGTCAGGGCAGCTCCCTCTCCGCCGCCGTTCCCGACCCCGCCGAGATCACCGACGCCAATGAGCGCGCCGCAGCCGAGCGTGCCCTCGAATACATGGATCTGACACCGGGCACGCCTCTCAAGGAGGTTCCCGTGGACGCAGTCTTCATGGGCTCGTGCACCAACAGCCGCATCGAGGACCTCCGCGCCTTCGCGTCGATCGTCGAAGGCAAGAAGAAGGCCGACGGCGTCCGCGTCATGGTCGTGCCCGGCTCTGCCCGTGTGCGGTTGGAGGCGGAGGCCGAAGGGCTCGACAAGATCATCAAGGACTTC of Microbacterium sp. LWH13-1.2 contains these proteins:
- a CDS encoding DUF427 domain-containing protein, with protein sequence MRRPAPITPAPGQESVWDYPRPPRVERVPERVTIRLGGALIADTRDAVRVLETSHPPVFYLPIADFGEGALADAPGSSFCEFKGAARYLDVRGGSLVAAGAAWNYPNPTAGFEVLADRVAVYAGPMDECTVGGETVVPQPGGFYGGWVTSSVVGPFKGVPGSMGW
- a CDS encoding LON peptidase substrate-binding domain-containing protein; amino-acid sequence: MVALPMFPLGSVLFPHTPLLLRVFEPRYLTMIGQLLDQDDPQFGVVLIERGHEVGGGDRRSSIGATARLATVSADADVLHIVAIGTDRFTVERWMDDEPYPRAEVSTLPELTWNDALTPLRTEAEAIVRRVLARVEGPWDPETELSDDPLAASWQLAAIAPLGEYDRHVLLRSTTVGALLRQVIDLTLEAELLWSAE
- the leuC gene encoding 3-isopropylmalate dehydratase large subunit, encoding MNMPAADTAPVRPRTLAEKVWDDHLVVKGENGEPDLIYIDLHLVHEVTSPQAFDGLRSEDRPLRRLDLTIATEDHNTPTWDIDKPIADLTSRTQIETLRRNAAEFGVRLHSLGDAEQGIVHVVGPQLGLTMPGITVVCGDSHTSTHGAFGAMAFGIGTSEVEHVMATQTLPLKPFKTMAINVDGTLRPGVTAKDIILAVIAKITTGGGQGYVLEFRGSAIRALSMEGRMTICNMSIEAGARAGMVAPDETTYEYLKGRPHAPKGQDWDDAVAYWRTLPTDEGATFDAEVFIDADELEPFVTWGTNPGQGSSLSAAVPDPAEITDANERAAAERALEYMDLTPGTPLKEVPVDAVFMGSCTNSRIEDLRAFASIVEGKKKADGVRVMVVPGSARVRLEAEAEGLDKIIKDFGAEWRFAGCSMCLGMNPDQLAPGERCASTSNRNFEGRQGKGGRTHLVSPLVAAATAIRGTLSSPSDLNEMAEV
- a CDS encoding PLP-dependent transferase, producing the protein MTDDTTGFATRAVHAARNQGAASSRATPIYLTAGFEFDDFDHAANHFGTGAGFGYTRTGNPTIHAVERQLAALESGADAVLVASGQAAVVTALLTVAGAGDHIVSSTHIYEGTRGLLLDNLARLGIDATFIDDIGDPEAWRQAIRPNTRALFAESIANARNDILDIAAVSAVADDAAIPLIVDNTLATPFLVRPLEHGAAIVVHSASKFLAGHGSVLGGVIVDDGRFDAEKAGHNAPHLVLPGRGGFPSVASRHGGKARIAYARESVAPRFGASPSPLNAFLIGQGAETLGLRVERQSRNALEVARWLAAQDAVESVDYVGLETHPDHALAQRYLHGGHGSIFTFTLRGGLDAARDFVESVDVFTHMTHIGDVRSLVLHPGTTSHAHRTQEERDLLGVRPGTLRLSIGIEDVTDLISDLARVLEPAREAVA
- a CDS encoding LLM class flavin-dependent oxidoreductase, which translates into the protein MSRPQHFGWFLARGFGPQGWGYPSLDWDYDWTRPEIYQEAARTLEQAGFDLVIIEDAPSLGSADTIDLRVRHAFGGPKHDPLLLAPYLFQATRHLGVVPTVNPAAYLPYTAARQFSTLQHLSAHRLGLNVVTDTGSARHFSAADQLGHDAAYDRAEEWLDGIRSLWRSWDQGALVQDRETGVFADGSKLHPTRHRGEHFAFDGPLNAVPFTDGEPAIVSPGGSGRGLGFAGANSDVQLALAPLDEASVRAYRAKIHEAAIAAGRSPADITILFAIQPVITSSPEEADRLVAASAHPDDAALMQIARKQSSDLETDLTALDLDRPLDLSIFGEHVSQGSIRRLIGDRGDDAPLRAHLTALARTGRIADRSGFVGTAEEFADLIEELGGWGNDGVLLWGDFHPVSLHRTLDELVPVLRRRGILRREYVDGGLQANLRAF